The sequence ATCATGGGCTCACATGAGAAGCAGAGATATGATAAAATGGGAAACTCTCCCTGTTGCCTTGACACCTGATAAGGATTATGATAAAAACGGCTGTTATTCAGGAAGTGCAATAGTAAAAGATGATACACTTTATCTTTTCTACACAGGAAATGTAAAAAATAATGGAGTTCGTGCGAGTTATCAGTGCCTTGCTACATCTCAAGATGGGATAAATTTTGAAAAAAAAGGACCTGTTATAGATGATATAGATATTCCCAAAGGGTATACGAGACACTTTCGTGATCCAAAAGTATTCAAATCTAAAGATAGATTCTTAATGATAATAGGAGCACAAAGAGAGGATCTCAGTGGTACAATAGTTGTATTTTCTTCAACTGACCTTTTAAATTGGAAATTTGAAGAGGAAATAATAGAGGGAGATTTCGGATTTATGTGTGAATGTCCTGACTATATTGAAGAAGATGAAAAACATGCAGTTATCTTTTCTCCACAAGGTCTTAAGCCAAATGGATATTTATACAATAACAGATATCAATCTGGGTATATAGTAAGAGAGCTATTTGAAAAAGAAAAGAATGATTTTACTGAACTTGATAGAGGATTTGAATTCTATGCTCCTCAGACATTTAAAGATGAAAATGGAGTGACTACTCTTATTGGATGGATGGGCATGCCAGAAGAGTTGGAGCATCCTTCTGTTAAAGATGAAAACTGGGTACATATGCTCATTCTTCCAAGAGAACTTGAAATAAAAAATGGAAAAATCTATCAGCATCCTCATAGAAATCTTAAAAAACTGAGAAAAAATGAGATGAAAGTAAATAATATCACAGTGGATAATAGTATAAATCTTAAAGATTTCTCTATAAAAGGTCATACATATGAACTTGAGATTGAATTTGGAAAACTAAAAAATGATATAGAGATAAAATTCTGTAAATCAGATAATGACGAAACAGTAATAAGCTATAGCTGTGAGAAAGGAGTTATCTCTCTTAATAGAGAAAGAAGTGGCAAAGGATATAAGGGTATTAGAAAATGTAAAATAGAGACTCTTTCAAATATAAGATTATTTGTAGATAACTCATCTTTTGAACTCTTTATCAACAATGG is a genomic window of Fusobacterium sp. DD2 containing:
- a CDS encoding sucrose-6-phosphate hydrolase, which codes for MWKPKYHISPEYGLLNDPNGLIYFKGYYHVFYQWNPNECAHGPKSWAHMRSRDMIKWETLPVALTPDKDYDKNGCYSGSAIVKDDTLYLFYTGNVKNNGVRASYQCLATSQDGINFEKKGPVIDDIDIPKGYTRHFRDPKVFKSKDRFLMIIGAQREDLSGTIVVFSSTDLLNWKFEEEIIEGDFGFMCECPDYIEEDEKHAVIFSPQGLKPNGYLYNNRYQSGYIVRELFEKEKNDFTELDRGFEFYAPQTFKDENGVTTLIGWMGMPEELEHPSVKDENWVHMLILPRELEIKNGKIYQHPHRNLKKLRKNEMKVNNITVDNSINLKDFSIKGHTYELEIEFGKLKNDIEIKFCKSDNDETVISYSCEKGVISLNRERSGKGYKGIRKCKIETLSNIRLFVDNSSFELFINNGEEVFTGNIYPQLQSDEIEILSSEKIIIPKISFYNI